A region from the Triplophysa rosa linkage group LG4, Trosa_1v2, whole genome shotgun sequence genome encodes:
- the LOC130552881 gene encoding NLR family CARD domain-containing protein 3-like isoform X1, translating into MEGSSSSCSAHSWKKSDLLEETEDVQQDCHDESVDDVLQRVKDKHKSIMKNKYESLFEGMKAQENQTLLKRIYTQLYIREGESEGVNEEHEVLHMEKQPRRTQDLQDTPIYCNDIFTPQSHQRHKIKSVLTKGIAGIGKTVSVHKFILDWAEGTANQDVDFMFLLPFRELNLIGEHRYSLHKLLLDFHPELQDVDSQIYEECKVVFIFDGLDESRMTRMFSDHSEKVSDVTDASSVAVLMSNLMKGDLLPSALIWITSRPAAANQIPSKYITRVTEIQGFDDAQKEEYFRKRISDEHQASRIISHIRRARSLHIMCHIPVFCWISSTVLQKILTQDHSEEIPKTLSEMYIHFLLIQMKMKNEKYDPERDPEINREVIVKLAEVAFKQLMKGNVMFYEEDLRECGIDITDASLYSGICTEIFKEEPVSHQRKIYSFIHLSLQEFLAAFYVFYYYNKQETSQFLDVIYTLLKGAVDKALESETGHLDLFLRFLLGISLESNQRLLQDLLTHTVDTSQTIKKTTQYIKDQIKCNDGLSAERSINLFLCLFEVKDQTLYREIEEFVRSDKHSEKKLSAAHCSAIAYMLQMSEEVMDEFDLKKYNTTQEGRRRLIPAVNNCTRALLADCNLNDQSCDIISSALQSLDSPLRDLDVSNNDLQDSGVKLISDALNNTNCHLQTLRLSGCMVTDEGCCYLASALSSNPSHLRELDLSYNHPQHSALQLLAYQSDPNYTLNKLNLDHGGHFRITPGLRKYVCDITLDPNTANVRLVLSEENRKIMYVKDPQSYPDHTERFEHFEQILCRESLTGRCYWEVDWTGYADVSVTYKGIGRKGGGDDCRFGWNENSWSLFCTADIFSVWHNNKNIYITAPSPPSYRVGVYLDRLAGALSFYSVSDTHTLTHLHTFNTTFTQPLYAGFRLFPKSSVFLCQIEQPTVMNI; encoded by the exons ATGGAAGGATCCAGTTCCTCTTGTTCTGCTCACAGCTGGAAAAAATCAGACCTGCTGGAGGAGACTGAAGACGTGCAGCAGGATTGTCATGATGAATCAGTGGATGATGTTCTGCAGAGAGtgaaagacaaacacaaaagcatCATGAAGAACAAGTATGAGAGTTTATTTGAGGGAATGAAAGCACAAGAGAATCAAACGCTCCTGAAGAGAATTTACACACAGCTGTAcatcagagagggagagagtgaaGGAGTGAATGAAGAACATGAGGTTTTACACATGGAGAAACAGCCCAGAAGAACACAAGACTTACAAGACACTCCAATCTACTGCAATGACATCTTCACACCTCAATCTCATCAAAGACACAAAATCAAGAGCGTTCTTACTAAAGGCATCGCTGGAATTGGAAAAACAGTCTCTGTGCACAAGTTCATTCTGGATTGGGCCGAGGGAACAGCCAATCAGGACGTAGATTTCATGTTCCTGCTTCCGTTTCGAGAGCTGAACTTGATTGGAGAGCATCGCTACAGTCTTCACAAACTTCTGCTGGACTTTCATCCTGAACTTCAAGATGTGGACTCTCAGATTTATGAGGAGTGTAAAGTTGTGTTCATCTTTGATGGTCTGGATGAAAGCAGAATGACACGGATGTTTTCAGACCACAGTGAGAAAGTTTCTGATGTGACGGACGCTTCATCAGTGGCCGTGTTGATGTCAAACCTCATGAAAGGAGATCTGCTTCCCTCCGCTCTCATCTGGATCACCTCCAGACcagcagcagccaatcagatcccCTCCAAATACATCACgcgtgtgacagaaatccaGGGATTCGACGACGCTCAGAAGGAGGAATATTTCAGGAAGAGAATCAGCGACGAGCATCAAGCCAGCAGAATCATATCCCACATTAGAAGAGCGAGAAGCCTCCACATCATGTGTCACATACCGGTCTTCTGTTGGATCTCCTCCACTGTGCTTCAGAAGATCCTGACACAAGATCACAGTGAAGAAATCCCCAAAACTCTGAGTGAAATGTACATCCACTTCCTGCTGATccagatgaagatgaagaaTGAGAAGTATGATCCAGAGAGAGATCCAGAGATCAACAGAGAAGTGATTGTGAAACTGGCTGAAGTGGCTTTCAAACAGCTGATGAAGGGCAATGTGATGTTCTATGAGGAGGATCTGAGAGAGTGTGGGATAGACATCACTGACGCCTCGCTGTATTCTGGCATCTGTACTGAGATCTTTAAAGAGGAACCTGTCAGTCATCAGAGGAAGATCTACAGCTTCATACATCTCAGTCTTCAGGAGTTCCTCGCTGCGTTCTACGTGTTTTACTACTACAATAAACAAGAGACGTCACAGTTTTTGGATGTAATTTACACTTTACTCAAAGGTGCAGTAGATAAAGCTCTTGAGAGTGAAACTGGTCATCTGGATCTTTTCTTGAGGTTTCTGCTGGGCATCTCACTGGAGTCCAATCAGAGACTCTTACAGGATCTACTGACACACACGGTGGACACCTCACAAACCATCAAGAAAACCACACAGTACATCAAAGATCAAATCAAGTGTAATGATGGTCTGTCAGCTGAAAGATCCATCAATCTGTTCTTGTGTCTGTTTGAAGTGAAAGATCAGACTCTGTACAGAGAGATCGAGGAGTTTGTGAGATCAGACAAACACTCAGAGAAGAAACTCTCGGCCGCTCACTGTTCAGCAATAGCCTACATGCTTCAGATGTCAGAGGAGGTGATGGATGAGTTTGATCTGAagaaatacaacacaacacaggagGGCAGAAGAAGACTCATACCGGCTGTCAACAACTGCACAAGAGCTCT actTGCTGACTGTAATCTCAATGATCAATCCTGTGACATCATCTCTTCAGCTCTTCAGTCCTTAGATTCTCCTCTGAGAGATCTTGATGTGAGTAACAATGATCTtcaggattcaggagtgaagctgatctctgatgctctcaacaacacaaactgtcATCTACAGACACTGAG GTTATCAGGTTGTATGGTGACAGATGAAGGATGTTGTTATTTGGCTTCAGCTCTGAGTTCAAACCCGTCACACCTGAGAGAACTCGACCTGAGCTACAATCACCCACAACACTCAGCACTTCAGCTGCTCGCTTATCAAAGTGATCCAAACTACACACTCAACAAACTCAA TTTGGATCATGGAGGACACTTCAGGATCACACCAGGACTGAGAAAAT ATGTCTGTGATATCACACTGGATCCCAACACGGCCAACGTTCGACTCGTTCTGTCTGAGGAGAACAGGAAGATCATGTATGTTAAAGACCCACAGTCGTATCCTGATCACACGGAGAGATTTGAGCACTTTGAGCAGATTCTGTGTCGAGAGAGTCTGACCGGACGCTGTTACTGGGAGGTGGACTGGACGGGATATGCtgatgtgtctgtgacatataAAGGAATCGGCAGGAAAGGAGGAGGAGATGACTGTCGATTTGGATGGAACGAAAACTCCTGGAGTCTCTTCTGCACAGCTGATATATTCAGTGTGTGgcacaataataaaaacatttacataactGCTCCTTCACCTCCATCTTATAGAGTAGGGGTGTATCTGGACCGGCTGGCCGGCGCTCTGTCCTTCTACAgcgtctctgacacacacacactcacacacttacacacattcaacacaacaTTCACTCAACCTCTGTATGCTGGATTTAGATTATTTCCTAAATCATCTGTATTTCTGTGTCAAATTGAACAACCTACTGTGATGAACATCTGA
- the LOC130552915 gene encoding zinc finger protein 501-like codes for MCSVTLMDCRKLMEMKTQTPAEEEEEHHTDEDENHDDDDDDFIPSDESGDSCCDGETASTSKQRLTAQTLSCITCGKTFSSQRRLETHERKHTEQKLFTCTRCDISFPTLQEKKLHSQEHRDQKHFHCQQCGRAFVFSSTLKIHMRTHTGEKPFHCSQCDKYFSTKGSLVVHQRIHTGEKPYACPHCDKRFNHKPYLKKHMRSHTDERPYECSECGKTFRQSYGLKDHIRTHSEEKLYQCSHCDKRFCQKVNLITHERIHTGEKPYLCSHCGRRFSDPRQFRDHQRIHTGEKPYQCSVCLKSFTRHDTLVNHKRTHTGERLYKCSQCDKTFARPDVLKTHERVHTGEKPYHCSICGERFTYLGSLNSHQKKHAEEQTALESS; via the exons atgtgttctgtcacacTGATGGACTGCAGGAAACTCATGGagatgaaaacacaaacaccagcagaagaagaagaagaacatcacactgatgaagatgagaatcatgatgatgatgatgatgatttcaTCCCTTCAG atgagagcggtgattcatgttgtgatggagaaacggcctctacatcaaaacagcgactgacagcacaaactctttcctgcatcacctgtggaaagacattcagttcacagagacgtttagagacacatgagagaaaacacacagaacagaaactcttcacctgcaccagatgtgacatcagctttcctaccttacaagagaagaaacttcattcacaagagcacagagaccagaaacactttcactgtcAGCAGTGTGGGAGAGCTTTTGTCTTCTCTTCTACTCTGAAGATTCACATGAGgacacacactggagaaaaacctttccactgcagtcaatgtgacaaatatttcaGCACCAAAGGAAGTCTTGTTGttcatcagagaattcacacgGGAGAAAAACCGTACGCGTGTCCTCACTGTGACAAGAGATTCAACCACAAACCTTATCTGAAGAAACACATGCGTTCACACACCGATGAGAGACCGTATGagtgcagtgaatgtggaaaaacCTTTAGACAGTCATATGGTCTGAAGGACCACATAAGAACTCACTCTGAGGAGAAACtctatcagtgttcacactgtgataaacGCTTCTGTCAGAAAGTTAATCTGATAACTCAtgagagaattcacactggagagaaaccttacctCTGCTCTCACTGTGGAAGGAGATTTTCTGATCCACGTCAATTCAGAGAtcatcagagaattcacactggagagaaaccttatcagTGCAGTGTTTGTCTAAAGAGTTTCACTCGACACGACACTTTAGTGAATCACAAGAGAACTCATACAGGTGAAAGACTCTAtaaatgttctcagtgtgacaagacgTTTGCTCGACCAGATGTCCTAAAAACCcatgagagagttcacactggagagaaaccttatcacTGCTCCATCTGTGGAGAGAGATTCACTTATTTAGGAAGTTTAAATTCTCATCAGAAGAAACATGCTGAAGAACAAACTGCACTGGAATCATCATAG
- the LOC130552881 gene encoding NLR family CARD domain-containing protein 3-like isoform X2 translates to MEGSSSSCSAHSWKKSDLLEETEDVQQDCHDESVDDVLQRVKDKHKSIMKNKYESLFEGMKAQENQTLLKRIYTQLYIREGESEGVNEEHEVLHMEKQPRRTQDLQDTPIYCNDIFTPQSHQRHKIKSVLTKGIAGIGKTVSVHKFILDWAEGTANQDVDFMFLLPFRELNLIGEHRYSLHKLLLDFHPELQDVDSQIYEECKVVFIFDGLDESRMTRMFSDHSEKVSDVTDASSVAVLMSNLMKGDLLPSALIWITSRPAAANQIPSKYITRVTEIQGFDDAQKEEYFRKRISDEHQASRIISHIRRARSLHIMCHIPVFCWISSTVLQKILTQDHSEEIPKTLSEMYIHFLLIQMKMKNEKYDPERDPEINREVIVKLAEVAFKQLMKGNVMFYEEDLRECGIDITDASLYSGICTEIFKEEPVSHQRKIYSFIHLSLQEFLAAFYVFYYYNKQETSQFLDVIYTLLKGAVDKALESETGHLDLFLRFLLGISLESNQRLLQDLLTHTVDTSQTIKKTTQYIKDQIKCNDGLSAERSINLFLCLFEVKDQTLYREIEEFVRSDKHSEKKLSAAHCSAIAYMLQMSEEVMDEFDLKKYNTTQEGRRRLIPAVNNCTRALLADCNLNDQSCDIISSALQSLDSPLRDLDVSNNDLQDSGVKLISDALNNTNCHLQTLRLSGCMVTDEGCCYLASALSSNPSHLRELDLSYNHPQHSALQLLAYQSDPNYTLNKLKCL, encoded by the exons ATGGAAGGATCCAGTTCCTCTTGTTCTGCTCACAGCTGGAAAAAATCAGACCTGCTGGAGGAGACTGAAGACGTGCAGCAGGATTGTCATGATGAATCAGTGGATGATGTTCTGCAGAGAGtgaaagacaaacacaaaagcatCATGAAGAACAAGTATGAGAGTTTATTTGAGGGAATGAAAGCACAAGAGAATCAAACGCTCCTGAAGAGAATTTACACACAGCTGTAcatcagagagggagagagtgaaGGAGTGAATGAAGAACATGAGGTTTTACACATGGAGAAACAGCCCAGAAGAACACAAGACTTACAAGACACTCCAATCTACTGCAATGACATCTTCACACCTCAATCTCATCAAAGACACAAAATCAAGAGCGTTCTTACTAAAGGCATCGCTGGAATTGGAAAAACAGTCTCTGTGCACAAGTTCATTCTGGATTGGGCCGAGGGAACAGCCAATCAGGACGTAGATTTCATGTTCCTGCTTCCGTTTCGAGAGCTGAACTTGATTGGAGAGCATCGCTACAGTCTTCACAAACTTCTGCTGGACTTTCATCCTGAACTTCAAGATGTGGACTCTCAGATTTATGAGGAGTGTAAAGTTGTGTTCATCTTTGATGGTCTGGATGAAAGCAGAATGACACGGATGTTTTCAGACCACAGTGAGAAAGTTTCTGATGTGACGGACGCTTCATCAGTGGCCGTGTTGATGTCAAACCTCATGAAAGGAGATCTGCTTCCCTCCGCTCTCATCTGGATCACCTCCAGACcagcagcagccaatcagatcccCTCCAAATACATCACgcgtgtgacagaaatccaGGGATTCGACGACGCTCAGAAGGAGGAATATTTCAGGAAGAGAATCAGCGACGAGCATCAAGCCAGCAGAATCATATCCCACATTAGAAGAGCGAGAAGCCTCCACATCATGTGTCACATACCGGTCTTCTGTTGGATCTCCTCCACTGTGCTTCAGAAGATCCTGACACAAGATCACAGTGAAGAAATCCCCAAAACTCTGAGTGAAATGTACATCCACTTCCTGCTGATccagatgaagatgaagaaTGAGAAGTATGATCCAGAGAGAGATCCAGAGATCAACAGAGAAGTGATTGTGAAACTGGCTGAAGTGGCTTTCAAACAGCTGATGAAGGGCAATGTGATGTTCTATGAGGAGGATCTGAGAGAGTGTGGGATAGACATCACTGACGCCTCGCTGTATTCTGGCATCTGTACTGAGATCTTTAAAGAGGAACCTGTCAGTCATCAGAGGAAGATCTACAGCTTCATACATCTCAGTCTTCAGGAGTTCCTCGCTGCGTTCTACGTGTTTTACTACTACAATAAACAAGAGACGTCACAGTTTTTGGATGTAATTTACACTTTACTCAAAGGTGCAGTAGATAAAGCTCTTGAGAGTGAAACTGGTCATCTGGATCTTTTCTTGAGGTTTCTGCTGGGCATCTCACTGGAGTCCAATCAGAGACTCTTACAGGATCTACTGACACACACGGTGGACACCTCACAAACCATCAAGAAAACCACACAGTACATCAAAGATCAAATCAAGTGTAATGATGGTCTGTCAGCTGAAAGATCCATCAATCTGTTCTTGTGTCTGTTTGAAGTGAAAGATCAGACTCTGTACAGAGAGATCGAGGAGTTTGTGAGATCAGACAAACACTCAGAGAAGAAACTCTCGGCCGCTCACTGTTCAGCAATAGCCTACATGCTTCAGATGTCAGAGGAGGTGATGGATGAGTTTGATCTGAagaaatacaacacaacacaggagGGCAGAAGAAGACTCATACCGGCTGTCAACAACTGCACAAGAGCTCT actTGCTGACTGTAATCTCAATGATCAATCCTGTGACATCATCTCTTCAGCTCTTCAGTCCTTAGATTCTCCTCTGAGAGATCTTGATGTGAGTAACAATGATCTtcaggattcaggagtgaagctgatctctgatgctctcaacaacacaaactgtcATCTACAGACACTGAG GTTATCAGGTTGTATGGTGACAGATGAAGGATGTTGTTATTTGGCTTCAGCTCTGAGTTCAAACCCGTCACACCTGAGAGAACTCGACCTGAGCTACAATCACCCACAACACTCAGCACTTCAGCTGCTCGCTTATCAAAGTGATCCAAACTACACACTCAACAAACTCAA